One genomic segment of Salarias fasciatus chromosome 8, fSalaFa1.1, whole genome shotgun sequence includes these proteins:
- the nat9 gene encoding alpha/beta-tubulin-N-acetyltransferase 9 codes for MRTNENTLLEGHNVVLVPYNASHVPRYHEWMKSPELQQLTASEPLTLEQEYDMQKSWREDDDKCTFIILDKQQWADPSSREEQCMVGDVNIFLTDPSDPSLAELEIMIAEPSYRGKGIGKEVTNMMMSYGVNKLRVKKFEAKIGLNNEVSIAMFKKMHFQEVSVCPVFREVTLLLTVDDSVRTRLQDDTAHVKERDYRLTCSNRHELLSQ; via the exons ATGAGGACGAACGAGAACACGCTACTGGAGGGACACAACGTCGTGCTGGTTCCGTACAACGCGAGCCACGTTCCCAG GTATCACGAGTGGATGAAGTctcctgagctgcagcagctgacggCGTCGGAGCCGCTGACCCTGGAGCAGGAGTACGACatgcagaagagctggagggaAGACGATGACA aGTGCACCTTCATCATCCTGGACAAGCAGCAGTGGGCGGATCCCAGTTCCAGGGAGGAGCAGTGCATGGTGGGAGATGTCAACATCTTCCTGACCGACCCCTCCGACCCCTCTCTGGCTGAGCTGGAGATCATGATAgcag AGCCCAGCTACCGGGGGAAAGGCATCGGCAAGGAGGTGACCAACATGATGATGAGCTACG GAGTGAACAAACTTAGGGTCAAAAAGTTTGAGGCCAAAATCGGGCTGAACAACGAGGTCAGCATCGCCATGTTCAAGAAGATGCACTTCCAGGAG gtgtcgGTGTGTCCGGTGTTCAGGGAGGTCACCCTGCTGCTGACGGTGGATGACTCGGTCCGGACGAGGCTGCAGGACGACACGGCGCACGTGAAGGAGCGAGACTACAGACTGACCTGCAGCAACAGACACGAGCTGCTGTCCcagtga